One genomic segment of Clostridium estertheticum subsp. estertheticum includes these proteins:
- a CDS encoding FAD:protein FMN transferase, giving the protein MLIIDNILIIIISLIFIILIIIFTTRNNKKSYIVREFYSLGTSNQLKAYGKKASKAIEESIIKVCEIDNKMSVFKNDSEISKINKNAGNKPQIVSNDTYYVIQKAIKYCTLSEGAFDITIRPIVSLWGIGKEGQQVPSSNEIKEKLKIVNYKDIVLDKDDRSIFLKNKKQEIDVGGIAKGFAADEVKNVMIKNGIKSALINLGGNILTLGTKIDGTPWSVGIQDPFKTRGEFALTISVINKSVVTSGNYERYFEVEGKRFHHIINPSTGYPSESDIVGATIISDNSIDGDGLSTGVYIMGVEKSIKLIEEIEGVDAILITKSKEIYVTSGMEGKFTITGQEFVYKNRI; this is encoded by the coding sequence ATGCTTATTATCGACAACATCTTAATTATAATAATATCGTTAATATTTATTATTCTAATTATAATATTTACAACTAGAAATAATAAAAAATCTTATATTGTTAGAGAATTTTATTCACTTGGTACCTCTAACCAGTTAAAGGCATATGGGAAGAAAGCATCAAAAGCTATTGAAGAATCTATTATAAAGGTTTGTGAGATAGATAATAAGATGTCGGTATTCAAAAATGATAGTGAAATTTCAAAAATAAATAAAAATGCTGGAAACAAGCCGCAAATAGTTAGCAATGATACTTATTATGTTATTCAAAAGGCGATAAAGTATTGCACGCTATCTGAAGGAGCTTTTGATATTACAATAAGACCTATAGTTTCATTATGGGGTATTGGAAAAGAAGGGCAACAGGTCCCGAGTAGTAATGAAATTAAGGAGAAGCTTAAAATTGTAAACTATAAGGATATAGTATTAGATAAAGATGATAGATCTATTTTTTTAAAAAATAAGAAACAAGAAATTGATGTTGGAGGTATTGCTAAAGGATTTGCTGCAGACGAAGTTAAAAATGTAATGATTAAAAATGGCATTAAGAGTGCGCTTATAAATCTTGGGGGAAACATATTAACTCTTGGCACAAAAATCGATGGAACCCCATGGAGTGTTGGTATTCAAGATCCATTTAAAACTCGTGGCGAATTCGCTTTAACAATTAGTGTTATTAATAAATCAGTAGTTACTTCAGGAAATTATGAAAGATATTTTGAAGTGGAGGGTAAAAGATTTCACCATATAATAAATCCAAGTACGGGATATCCATCGGAAAGTGATATTGTGGGTGCTACGATAATATCTGATAACTCTATTGATGGTGATGGACTATCTACAGGTGTGTATATTATGGGTGTGGAGAAGTCTATTAAGTTGATAGAAGAGATAGAGGGCGTAGATGCCATATTAATAACTAAAAGTAAGGAGATTTATGTTACGTCAGGCATGGAAGGAAAATTTACAATAACGGGTCAGGAGTTTGTATATAAAAATAGGATTTAA
- a CDS encoding 4Fe-4S binding protein encodes MVKKIKKIQIFRHIIQLIMFVLSPGLFILAFSELKSIYTMIIKGNFNFITAFPSLIEFTTVIIVTIFLGRFFCGWVCAFGSYNDFIYLLSKKVFKINFKVNEDVDKILKYVKYVVLLLLVVVVWTMGSKVLDTTSPWDAFAQITNFPQVLFNYTIGVALLLLITIGALFVERFFCRYLCPLGAVFNILSRIGILKIKKPTDKCGKCRLCTNNCSMGLSLYKAQSVCGGDCINCFKCIEACPRSNTKINVLGENVNPQLASSVAIAAMVGLYAANNLGAATLKNSGLATVSNTTTTTDSSSRTASTEDTNTKTATTSNTYKDGTYTGSGSGFHGGTTQMSVTIKNNKITKVETVSNGDTPDFYARAESTIISQIISTQSTTVDTVSGATYSSEGIISATQEALSKAKA; translated from the coding sequence ATGGTAAAAAAGATAAAGAAAATACAAATATTTAGACATATAATACAATTGATTATGTTTGTTTTATCACCGGGTTTATTTATATTAGCTTTTTCAGAACTAAAAAGCATTTATACTATGATTATTAAAGGGAATTTTAATTTCATAACAGCTTTTCCTAGTTTAATTGAGTTCACAACAGTTATAATTGTAACTATTTTCCTTGGTAGATTCTTTTGTGGCTGGGTTTGTGCATTTGGAAGCTATAATGATTTCATTTATTTATTATCAAAAAAAGTATTTAAGATTAATTTTAAGGTAAACGAAGACGTGGATAAAATTTTAAAATACGTGAAATATGTAGTTCTATTATTACTTGTAGTTGTTGTTTGGACTATGGGAAGTAAAGTTCTTGATACAACTAGTCCTTGGGATGCTTTTGCGCAAATAACAAATTTTCCTCAGGTATTATTTAATTACACTATTGGAGTGGCACTTTTACTTTTAATAACAATAGGTGCTCTTTTTGTAGAAAGGTTTTTCTGTAGATATTTATGTCCTTTAGGAGCTGTTTTTAATATATTATCAAGAATAGGAATACTTAAAATTAAAAAGCCTACTGATAAATGCGGAAAGTGTAGATTGTGCACAAATAATTGTTCAATGGGATTATCACTTTACAAAGCTCAGAGTGTATGTGGTGGAGATTGTATTAACTGTTTTAAATGCATCGAAGCATGTCCAAGAAGTAATACTAAGATAAATGTTCTTGGCGAAAATGTAAACCCGCAGCTTGCAAGTAGTGTAGCAATAGCAGCAATGGTAGGACTTTATGCTGCTAATAATTTAGGAGCAGCTACATTAAAAAATAGTGGATTGGCTACAGTGAGTAATACTACAACAACTACTGATTCAAGTTCAAGAACAGCTAGTACTGAGGATACAAATACAAAGACAGCAACTACTTCAAATACTTATAAAGATGGGACTTATACAGGATCGGGTAGTGGGTTTCATGGTGGTACAACGCAGATGTCAGTTACAATAAAAAACAATAAAATAACTAAAGTTGAAACAGTATCAAATGGAGATACTCCTGATTTTTATGCAAGAGCAGAAAGTACGATAATTTCTCAAATAATATCGACCCAATCAACAACGGTAGATACAGTGTCTGGTGCTACTTATAGTAGTGAAGGTATTATTAGCGCAACACAGGAGGCTTTAAGTAAGGCTAAAGCATAG